A genomic segment from Spinacia oleracea cultivar Varoflay chromosome 3, BTI_SOV_V1, whole genome shotgun sequence encodes:
- the LOC110774734 gene encoding protein METABOLIC NETWORK MODULATOR 1, protein METNEPQQMSGSVPPSDASAKRKRGRPRKDRSQNPGKSTHVPYKRDQNHNHGEGAPIPPGFEGANGNQQPPSVDTIKSKKEESVIGQIVTGVIEAVFDAGYLLSVRIGDSDTSLRGLVFKPGHYVPVSAENDVAPSLKMIRRNEVPFPSRNQGHKRRGRERSDHHAAYLSNGSPSSNQLAKVRATPLSMVAAQPTHPVGERGTVVPVILQPLSLPNGAIPAVEAPPIASQPAHLAASKIRQPPLTQEAASRVSQTDSGSTSLPFDDLVTAAKKMHGSPQSAETPSDSGQSSKVLPNTSGLTSEKDQDLSKPLLVKPLQAIRSNTQDQSASIPHTFPERRTGKMTELLLAVQENLVERPVPESHHQEFKSPEI, encoded by the exons ATGGAGACGAATGAACCACAGCAGATGAGCGGCTCTGTACCTCCGTCAGATGCCTCTGCGAAGAGAAAGCGAGGTCGTCCTCGGAAAGATAGGAGTCAAAACCCTGGAAAAAGCACCCATGTTCCATATAAAAGGGATCAGAACCATAACCATGGCGAAGGTGCCCCTATACCACCAGGATTTGAAGGAGCAAATGGGAATCAACAACCACCATCAGTTGATACAATTAAGAGCAAAAAAGAGGAATCAGTGATAGGCCAGATAGTTACTGGTGTCATTGAGGCTGTGTTTGATGCTGGTTATTTGCTCTCAGTTCGTATTGGTGATTCTGACACGAGTCTTAGAGGGCTTGTATTCAAGCCAGGACATTATGTTCCTGTTTCAGCTGAAAATGATGTGGCCCCTAGTTTGAAAATGATTCGAAGAAATGAGGTGCCTTTTCCATCAAGAAACCAGGGTCATAAACGTCGGGGAAGAGAGAGAAGTGACCACCATGCTGCATACCTGTCAAATGGTTCACCTAGTTCTAATCAGTTGGCTAAGGTTAGAGCTACGCCATTGTCTATGGTGGCAGCGCAACCGACTCACCCAGTGGGAGAAAGAGGGACTGTGGTACCAGTGATTCTGCAGCCATTGAGCTTGCCGAATGGTGCAATTCCTGCTGTTGAAGCACCTCCCATTGCTTCTCAGCCTGCTCACTTGGCAGCCTCCAAAATCAGGCAGCCTCCTTTAACCCAGGAGGCAGCATCCAGGGTGTCACAGACAGATAGCGGTTCTACTTCTCTACCTTTTGATGACCTTGTCACTGCTGCTAAGAAAATGCACGGATCACCCCAGTCTGCAGAAACTCCAAGTGACAGTGGACAGTCAAGCAAAGTGTTGCCAAATACTTCAGGGCTTACATCAGAAAAAGACCAGGACTTGAGTAAGCCCCTGTTGGTTAAGCCCCTCCAAGCGATTCGTTCAAACACCCAAGATCAGTCCGCATCAATACCCCACACTTTTCCCGAGAGAAGAACAGGCAAGATGACAGAACTGCTTTTG GCTGTACAAGAAAATTTGGTGGAGAGGCCGGTGCCTGAAAGTCACCATCAAGAATTCAAGAGCCCGGAAATTTGA